The proteins below come from a single Geobacillus thermoleovorans genomic window:
- a CDS encoding acetoin utilization protein AcuC translates to MSRNCAFVYSEQFLQYKFHDDHPFNQLRVKMTYDLLCTLGALEDRQIVAPRMATDDELALIHDRSYIEAVKAAGRGELSEAAAQNYGLGTEDTPIFPNMHEASALLVGSTLTAVDAVLSGAAEHALNLGGGLHHGFRGKASGFCVYNDSAVAIQYIREKYGLRVLYVDTDAHHGDGVQWAFYDDPNVCTFSIHETGRYLFPGTGNVNERGLGAGYGYSFNIPVDAFTEDESWIAAYTTALREIADFFRPDVIVTQNGVDAHYYDPLTHLSVTMKTYRAIPKLAHEIAHEYCGGRWIAVGGGGYDIWRVVPRAWALLWLEMTGQADVSGPLPDEWRERWQPLSSVALPLEWDDPDDLYPPIPRKAEISEKNAQTVEKALYFIRSQRRAGT, encoded by the coding sequence ATGAGCCGAAACTGCGCATTCGTCTATAGCGAGCAATTTCTTCAGTACAAATTTCATGACGACCATCCGTTCAACCAGCTGCGGGTCAAAATGACATACGACTTGCTTTGCACGCTCGGCGCGCTCGAAGACCGCCAGATCGTCGCCCCGCGCATGGCGACCGATGACGAGCTGGCGCTCATTCACGACCGCTCCTACATCGAGGCGGTGAAAGCGGCCGGGCGCGGCGAGCTGTCGGAAGCGGCGGCGCAAAACTACGGCCTTGGCACCGAGGATACGCCGATTTTCCCAAACATGCACGAAGCGAGCGCTCTTTTGGTCGGCAGCACCCTCACCGCCGTCGACGCGGTTCTTTCCGGAGCGGCCGAGCATGCGCTCAACCTTGGCGGCGGTCTGCACCACGGCTTCCGCGGCAAAGCATCCGGCTTTTGCGTCTACAACGACAGCGCGGTCGCCATTCAATACATCAGGGAGAAATACGGACTGCGCGTGTTGTACGTCGACACGGACGCCCACCACGGCGACGGGGTGCAATGGGCGTTTTACGACGATCCGAACGTTTGCACGTTTTCCATTCATGAAACGGGGCGCTATTTGTTCCCAGGGACCGGAAATGTCAACGAGCGCGGCTTAGGCGCGGGCTACGGCTATTCGTTCAACATTCCCGTTGATGCGTTCACGGAAGACGAATCATGGATCGCCGCCTATACGACCGCGCTTCGGGAAATCGCCGACTTTTTCCGCCCGGACGTCATCGTGACGCAAAACGGCGTCGACGCCCACTATTACGATCCGCTCACCCATTTGTCGGTGACGATGAAAACCTACCGCGCCATTCCGAAACTCGCGCACGAAATCGCGCATGAATATTGCGGCGGACGCTGGATCGCCGTCGGCGGCGGCGGCTATGACATCTGGCGCGTCGTGCCGCGGGCATGGGCGCTCCTTTGGCTCGAGATGACGGGACAAGCCGATGTGTCCGGCCCGCTGCCGGATGAGTGGCGCGAACGTTGGCAACCGCTTTCATCCGTCGCGCTTCCGCTTGAGTGGGACGACCCGGATGACTTGTATCCCCCGATCCCGCGCAAGGCGGAGATCAGCGAAAAAAATGCGCAAACGGTGGAAAAGGCGTTGTATTTCATTCGCAGTCAACGCCGGGCGGGGACTTGA
- the ccpA gene encoding catabolite control protein A, whose translation MTVTIYDVAREANVSMATVSRVVNGNPNVKPSTRKKVLEAIERLGYRPNAVARGLASKKTTTVGVIIPDISSIFFAELARGIEDIATMYKYNIILSNSDQNKEKELHLLNTMLAKQVDGLLFMGGTITDEHVAEFQKSSVPIVLAATMGPNEIPSVNIDYEQAAFEAVTYLLEKGNRRIVYVTGPTDDPINQRKLAGYRRALEEHGAPYEEELVIEGDNSYDSGLEAYEKITELAERPTAVFAGTDEMALGIIHSAQDHGVRVPDELEVVGFDNTRLATMVRPRLTTVVQPMYDIGAVAMRLLTKYMNKEPVDHHIVVLPHRLEVRESTK comes from the coding sequence ATGACGGTAACGATTTATGATGTGGCGCGGGAGGCGAACGTCTCGATGGCGACCGTCTCGCGCGTCGTCAATGGCAACCCGAACGTCAAACCGTCGACGAGAAAAAAAGTGCTTGAGGCCATCGAACGGCTCGGCTACCGCCCGAACGCCGTGGCGCGGGGGCTCGCCAGCAAAAAAACGACGACGGTCGGAGTGATCATCCCGGATATTTCGAGCATTTTCTTCGCCGAACTGGCGCGCGGCATTGAGGACATCGCCACGATGTACAAGTACAACATCATTTTGAGCAACTCCGACCAAAACAAAGAAAAAGAGCTGCATTTGCTCAACACGATGCTCGCCAAGCAAGTGGACGGCCTGTTGTTTATGGGCGGGACGATCACCGATGAGCACGTCGCCGAATTTCAAAAGTCGTCGGTGCCGATCGTGCTTGCGGCGACGATGGGACCGAACGAGATTCCCTCGGTCAACATCGACTATGAGCAGGCGGCGTTTGAAGCCGTGACGTATTTGCTGGAAAAAGGAAACCGCCGCATTGTCTATGTGACCGGTCCGACCGATGACCCGATCAACCAGCGGAAGTTGGCGGGGTACCGACGCGCGCTTGAGGAACACGGCGCGCCGTATGAGGAAGAGCTCGTCATTGAGGGCGACAACTCGTACGACTCCGGCTTGGAGGCGTATGAGAAAATCACAGAGCTTGCCGAACGGCCGACGGCGGTGTTTGCTGGCACGGACGAAATGGCGCTCGGCATCATCCACAGCGCCCAAGACCACGGGGTGCGCGTGCCGGATGAACTGGAAGTCGTCGGTTTTGACAACACGCGATTGGCGACGATGGTGCGGCCGCGGCTGACGACCGTCGTGCAGCCGATGTACGACATCGGGGCGGTGGCGATGCGGCTCTTGACGAAGTATATGAACAAAGAGCCAGTGGACCACCATATCGTTGTCTTGCCGCACCGGCTTGAAGTGCGGGAGTCGACGAAATGA
- a CDS encoding DUF948 domain-containing protein, giving the protein MEWLLYGSVALIALAFLLLVVYIARTLIVLQETLRRLTAAIDHADEQVQTVAKEVRELLHTANGIASDVQKKVETLNGAIEAVGEIGGTIRSLNRALRQAAAGLSARAGLGQGKWGKALRWTNVLLDLREKWRKNNR; this is encoded by the coding sequence GTGGAATGGCTTTTGTATGGAAGCGTGGCGCTCATCGCGCTTGCTTTTTTGCTGCTTGTTGTTTACATAGCCAGGACGCTCATCGTTTTGCAGGAAACGCTGCGCCGGCTGACGGCGGCGATCGACCATGCCGATGAGCAAGTGCAAACGGTGGCGAAAGAAGTTCGTGAACTTCTCCATACGGCCAACGGCATCGCCAGCGATGTGCAAAAAAAAGTAGAAACGCTAAATGGCGCAATCGAAGCGGTCGGAGAGATCGGCGGCACGATTCGTTCGCTCAACCGCGCGCTTCGGCAGGCGGCTGCCGGTTTGTCGGCGCGGGCGGGCCTGGGGCAAGGAAAATGGGGCAAGGCGTTGCGCTGGACAAATGTTTTGCTCGATTTACGGGAAAAATGGAGAAAAAACAATCGTTAA
- the acsA gene encoding acetate--CoA ligase, whose protein sequence is MNTERLPVIQGDYNLKNYEETYKQFQWSEVEKEFSWHETGRVNMAYEAIDRHAESFRKNKVALYYRDAVRNEKYTFKEMKEMSNKVANVLKQAADIQKGDRVFVFMPRSPELYFAVLGIIKTGAIVGPLFEAFMEGAVRDRLEDSGAKAIITTPELLPRVPVGDLPELKYVFLVGDGIVEEGPYIDLKKRMNEASKHFDIEWVDRQDGLILHYTSGSTGKPKGVLHVHNAMIQHYQTAKWVLDLKEDDIYWCTADPGWVTGTSYGIFGPWLCGASSVIVGGRFSPDAWYQTIQDFGVTVWYSAPTAFRMLMGAGDEVVKKYDLSSLRHILSVGEPLNPEVIRWGMKVFGRRIHDTWWMTETGGHLICNYPCMEIKPGSMGKPIPGVEAAIIDDQGNVLPPYRMGNLAIKKGWPSMMKTIWNNPQKYESYFIGDWYVSGDSAYMDEDGYFWFQGRVDDVINTSGERVGPFEVESKLVEHPAVAEAGVIGKPDPVRGEIIKAFIALREGYEPSEELKEDIRQFVKKGLAAHAAPREIEFRDKLPKTRSGKIMRRVLKAWELNLPTGDLSTMED, encoded by the coding sequence ATGAACACAGAACGGCTTCCTGTCATACAAGGGGACTACAATTTGAAAAACTACGAAGAAACATATAAACAGTTTCAATGGTCGGAAGTGGAGAAAGAGTTTTCTTGGCATGAAACGGGCCGAGTCAACATGGCGTATGAGGCGATCGACCGCCATGCTGAGTCATTCCGTAAAAATAAAGTGGCGCTCTATTACCGCGACGCGGTGCGGAACGAGAAATATACGTTCAAAGAAATGAAAGAGATGTCCAATAAGGTGGCGAACGTCTTAAAACAGGCGGCGGACATTCAGAAGGGCGACCGTGTGTTCGTGTTCATGCCGCGTTCTCCGGAACTGTACTTTGCGGTGCTTGGGATCATTAAAACCGGCGCCATCGTCGGGCCGTTGTTTGAGGCGTTCATGGAAGGAGCGGTGCGCGACCGTCTTGAAGACAGCGGGGCGAAGGCGATCATTACGACGCCGGAGCTTCTGCCGCGCGTGCCGGTCGGCGATTTGCCGGAGTTGAAGTACGTCTTTTTGGTCGGCGACGGCATTGTCGAGGAAGGGCCGTACATCGATTTGAAAAAGCGGATGAATGAGGCAAGCAAGCATTTCGACATCGAATGGGTCGACCGCCAAGACGGCTTGATTTTGCATTACACATCCGGTTCGACCGGCAAGCCGAAAGGCGTTTTGCACGTCCATAACGCGATGATTCAGCACTATCAAACGGCGAAATGGGTGCTCGACTTAAAAGAAGACGACATTTACTGGTGCACGGCTGACCCGGGGTGGGTGACTGGGACGTCGTACGGCATCTTCGGCCCGTGGCTGTGCGGAGCGTCAAGCGTCATCGTCGGCGGCCGCTTCAGCCCGGATGCTTGGTATCAAACGATCCAAGATTTCGGCGTCACCGTCTGGTACAGCGCGCCGACGGCGTTCCGCATGCTGATGGGCGCCGGCGATGAAGTCGTGAAAAAATATGATTTAAGCTCGCTCCGCCACATTTTGAGCGTCGGCGAGCCGCTCAACCCGGAAGTCATCCGCTGGGGGATGAAAGTGTTCGGCCGCCGCATCCATGATACGTGGTGGATGACGGAAACAGGCGGGCATCTCATTTGCAACTACCCGTGCATGGAAATCAAGCCGGGATCGATGGGGAAACCGATTCCGGGCGTTGAGGCGGCGATCATTGATGACCAAGGAAACGTCTTGCCGCCGTACCGGATGGGCAACTTGGCCATCAAAAAAGGCTGGCCGTCGATGATGAAAACGATTTGGAACAACCCGCAAAAATATGAATCATACTTTATCGGCGACTGGTACGTATCCGGCGATTCGGCCTACATGGATGAAGACGGCTACTTCTGGTTCCAAGGCCGTGTTGACGATGTCATCAACACATCCGGCGAACGCGTTGGGCCGTTTGAAGTCGAAAGCAAGCTCGTCGAGCATCCGGCCGTTGCCGAAGCCGGCGTCATCGGAAAGCCGGATCCGGTGCGCGGGGAAATCATCAAAGCGTTCATCGCGCTTCGCGAAGGGTACGAGCCGTCCGAGGAGCTGAAAGAAGACATCCGCCAATTTGTGAAAAAAGGGCTTGCCGCTCATGCCGCGCCGCGTGAGATCGAGTTCCGCGACAAACTGCCGAAAACGCGGAGCGGGAAAATCATGCGCCGCGTCCTAAAGGCGTGGGAGCTCAACTTGCCGACCGGCGATTTGTCGACGATGGAAGACTGA
- a CDS encoding GNAT family N-acetyltransferase: MEHKKTYNAKELKTPKGTLLIEGPVTPEALASYEFHHDLTSFRPPAKQHKALIEIAKLPEGRIIIARRGEVIVGYVTFLYPDPLERWSEGNMENLLELGAIEVIPEFRGFGVGKNLLIVSMMDDAMEDYIIITTEYYWHWDLKGTGLNVWEYRKVMEKMMNAGGLVWYATDDPEICSHPANCLMVRIGKRVDAESIQRFDRLRFMNRYMY; encoded by the coding sequence ATGGAACATAAAAAAACGTATAACGCCAAAGAGCTGAAAACCCCGAAAGGAACGCTCCTCATCGAAGGGCCGGTGACGCCGGAAGCGTTGGCCAGCTATGAATTCCACCATGACCTCACTTCCTTCCGCCCGCCTGCCAAACAGCACAAAGCGTTGATCGAAATCGCCAAGCTGCCGGAAGGGCGGATCATCATCGCCCGCCGCGGCGAGGTGATTGTCGGGTATGTGACGTTTTTGTATCCTGATCCTCTCGAACGTTGGTCGGAAGGGAACATGGAAAATTTGCTCGAGCTTGGCGCCATTGAAGTCATTCCGGAGTTCCGCGGGTTTGGCGTCGGAAAAAATTTATTGATCGTCTCGATGATGGACGACGCCATGGAAGACTATATCATCATTACAACGGAGTATTATTGGCATTGGGATCTAAAAGGCACGGGGCTGAACGTATGGGAGTACCGAAAAGTGATGGAGAAAATGATGAACGCCGGCGGGCTCGTCTGGTATGCGACCGACGACCCGGAAATTTGCTCCCATCCGGCGAACTGCCTCATGGTCCGCATTGGCAAACGGGTCGACGCCGAATCGATTCAACGGTTCGACCGGCTTCGGTTTATGAACCGCTATATGTACTAG
- a CDS encoding bifunctional 3-deoxy-7-phosphoheptulonate synthase/chorismate mutase, whose product MSNERLDELRARVDEINLQLLKLINERGRLVQEIGKIKEAQGTHRYDPVRERKMLDLISEHNDGPFETSTLQHIFKEIFKAALELQEDDHRKALLVSRKKHPENTIVEVKGERIGDGNQYFVMGPCAVESYEQVAAVAEAVKKQGIKLLRGGAYKPRTSPYDFQGLGVEGLKILKRIADEFDLAVISEIVTPADIEIALDYIDVIQIGARNMQNFELLKAAGQVNKPILLKRGLAATIEEFINAAEYIMSQGNGQIILCERGIRTYERATRNTLDISAVPILKKETHLPVFVDVTHSTGRRDLLIPCAKAALAIGADGVMAEVHPDPAVALSDSAQQMDIAQFNEFMEEVRAFQRQFVQA is encoded by the coding sequence ATGAGCAATGAGAGATTAGACGAACTGCGGGCGCGAGTCGATGAGATCAACTTGCAGCTGTTGAAACTGATCAATGAACGGGGGCGGCTCGTTCAGGAGATCGGAAAAATTAAAGAAGCGCAAGGGACGCACCGCTACGACCCGGTGCGCGAACGGAAAATGTTGGATCTCATTTCCGAGCATAACGATGGGCCGTTTGAAACATCGACGCTGCAGCACATTTTCAAGGAAATTTTTAAAGCAGCGCTCGAGCTGCAGGAAGACGACCACCGCAAGGCGCTCCTTGTCTCGCGGAAAAAGCATCCGGAAAACACGATTGTTGAAGTGAAAGGCGAGCGAATCGGCGACGGCAATCAATATTTCGTCATGGGCCCGTGCGCTGTGGAAAGCTATGAACAAGTCGCTGCGGTGGCGGAGGCCGTGAAAAAACAAGGGATCAAGCTGCTGCGCGGCGGCGCCTACAAACCGCGCACGTCGCCGTACGATTTCCAAGGGCTCGGCGTGGAAGGGCTGAAAATTTTGAAACGGATCGCCGATGAGTTTGATTTGGCGGTCATCAGTGAAATCGTCACCCCGGCGGACATTGAAATCGCCTTGGACTATATTGACGTCATCCAAATCGGCGCGCGCAACATGCAAAACTTTGAGCTGCTTAAGGCAGCCGGCCAAGTGAACAAGCCGATTTTGCTGAAGCGCGGCTTGGCGGCGACGATTGAAGAATTCATCAACGCCGCTGAGTACATCATGTCACAAGGAAACGGGCAAATCATTTTGTGCGAGCGCGGCATCCGCACGTACGAGCGGGCGACGCGCAACACGCTCGACATTTCGGCTGTGCCGATTTTGAAGAAAGAAACGCACTTGCCGGTGTTCGTCGATGTCACCCACTCAACGGGGCGGCGCGATCTGCTCATCCCGTGCGCCAAAGCGGCCTTGGCGATCGGCGCCGACGGCGTCATGGCCGAAGTGCATCCGGACCCGGCCGTCGCCTTGTCCGATTCCGCCCAGCAAATGGACATCGCTCAATTCAACGAGTTTATGGAAGAAGTGCGCGCGTTCCAACGTCAGTTTGTTCAGGCGTAA
- a CDS encoding acetoin utilization AcuB family protein, giving the protein MLVEQVMKAPVITLRATNTIAEALQLLRHHRIRHLPVVDEEGRLLGLVTSQDLRDASPSIFHLHEHLEDLQKPVSTIMKTDLIVGHPLDFVEEVAALFYEHRIGCLPIVNHGKLVGIITQTDLLRTFIELTGVHQPGSQIEIKVPNETGMLSKAAAIISERHVNIASVLVYPAPDPNEKILVFRVQTMNPLPLIRDLQNAGYHVLWPNLPGVTS; this is encoded by the coding sequence ATGCTTGTCGAACAAGTGATGAAAGCACCGGTTATCACGCTTCGCGCCACCAATACAATCGCCGAAGCGCTGCAGCTGCTAAGACATCACCGCATCCGCCATCTGCCGGTCGTCGACGAGGAAGGACGTCTTCTGGGGCTTGTGACGAGCCAAGATTTGCGCGACGCGAGCCCGTCCATTTTCCATCTTCATGAACATCTTGAAGACTTGCAAAAACCGGTCAGCACGATTATGAAAACCGACCTCATCGTCGGCCATCCGCTCGATTTCGTCGAGGAGGTGGCGGCGCTCTTTTACGAACACCGAATCGGCTGTCTGCCGATCGTCAATCACGGGAAACTCGTCGGCATCATCACGCAAACGGATTTGCTCCGCACGTTCATTGAATTGACCGGCGTTCACCAGCCGGGGTCGCAAATCGAGATCAAAGTGCCGAACGAAACCGGCATGTTAAGCAAAGCGGCGGCCATCATCAGCGAGCGCCATGTGAACATCGCCAGCGTCTTGGTGTATCCAGCTCCGGATCCGAATGAGAAAATTTTAGTTTTCCGCGTGCAGACGATGAATCCGCTTCCATTGATCCGCGATTTGCAAAACGCCGGCTATCACGTGCTATGGCCGAACTTGCCGGGGGTTACGTCATGA
- the murC gene encoding UDP-N-acetylmuramate--L-alanine ligase, whose amino-acid sequence MTAYHFVGIKGTGMSALAQVLHDLGYTVQGSDVEKWFFTQKALEERGIPVLPFSKDNIRPGYTVIAGNAFPDTHEEIEAARQLGVPVIRYHRFLGQLAGKFTSIAVTGSHGKTTTTGLLAHVMQGAHPTSYLIGDGTGKGEPGSKYFVFEACEYRRHFLSYFPDYAIMTNIDFDHPDYFANVDDVFSAFQQMANQVKKAIVACGDDPYLPNIQAKVPILFYGFGEENDFQARNIVKTTEGMAFDVFVRNTFFASFAIPRFGTHNVLNALAVIALCHYEGVDAGTIAKRLQTFQGVKRRFSEKTVGRQVLIDDYAHHPREITATLEAARQKYPGREVVAIFQPHTYTRTQTFLREFAESLLQADHVYLCDIFGSAREHEGKLTIRDLQAQIPRSQLLEEQNVAVLKQHQDAVLVFMGAGDIQKFQQAYERAVLSA is encoded by the coding sequence ATGACAGCTTACCATTTTGTAGGCATTAAAGGCACGGGGATGAGCGCGCTCGCGCAAGTGCTTCATGACCTTGGCTATACGGTGCAAGGGTCGGATGTAGAGAAATGGTTTTTCACGCAAAAGGCGCTTGAAGAGCGGGGAATCCCGGTGCTGCCTTTTTCGAAAGACAATATTCGTCCAGGTTATACGGTCATTGCCGGCAACGCATTTCCGGATACGCATGAGGAAATCGAGGCGGCCCGTCAGCTTGGTGTGCCTGTCATTCGTTACCATCGCTTTTTAGGCCAGCTGGCAGGCAAGTTTACGAGCATCGCGGTGACCGGTTCGCATGGAAAGACGACGACGACGGGGTTGCTTGCCCATGTGATGCAAGGAGCCCATCCAACGTCCTATTTGATCGGAGACGGCACGGGAAAAGGAGAGCCAGGGAGCAAATACTTTGTGTTTGAAGCGTGCGAATACCGCCGGCACTTCCTTTCCTACTTTCCAGATTATGCGATCATGACAAATATTGACTTTGATCACCCGGATTATTTTGCCAATGTCGACGATGTGTTTTCCGCTTTCCAGCAAATGGCGAATCAAGTGAAAAAAGCGATCGTCGCCTGCGGGGATGATCCGTATTTGCCGAACATTCAGGCGAAAGTGCCGATTTTGTTTTATGGATTCGGCGAAGAAAACGATTTTCAGGCGCGCAATATCGTCAAGACGACGGAAGGGATGGCGTTTGATGTGTTCGTGCGCAACACATTTTTCGCTTCGTTTGCCATTCCGCGCTTCGGCACTCATAACGTATTGAATGCTCTCGCCGTGATCGCCCTCTGCCACTACGAAGGGGTGGATGCGGGCACGATCGCCAAGCGGCTGCAAACGTTCCAAGGCGTGAAGCGCCGCTTCAGTGAAAAAACGGTCGGGCGCCAAGTGCTGATCGATGATTACGCGCATCATCCACGCGAAATTACGGCGACATTGGAGGCGGCAAGGCAAAAATATCCGGGGCGCGAAGTGGTGGCGATTTTTCAGCCGCATACGTATACGCGGACGCAGACGTTTTTGCGCGAGTTTGCCGAAAGTTTGCTGCAAGCGGACCACGTGTATTTGTGCGACATTTTCGGCTCGGCGCGCGAACATGAGGGCAAGCTGACGATCCGTGATTTGCAGGCGCAAATTCCGCGTTCCCAGCTGCTTGAGGAACAAAACGTAGCCGTGTTGAAGCAGCATCAAGACGCGGTGTTGGTGTTCATGGGCGCCGGCGACATTCAAAAGTTTCAACAAGCGTACGAACGGGCCGTTCTTTCCGCCTGA
- a CDS encoding DNA translocase FtsK, with translation MKFWKRWLRFLTSDEEEEGNEQRANSRLSAGMPERGAVNVIYQYPQGRFRFPLIPDDQPGENQERPRREKSEASRPLPSRRPSAGVSREIAEKRPFRPSDVPSPVFGYDRNRGKQRQRADEPELTGAGDIENRSDEAVREEALRGEATRRDAREGTESRAAEPPKEEAPLAKGAEEWNEDASGAMPAAVMETEGKHELAPAAGQEERDAEADEKKGQELDERGNERAPHATDGGLESEGRGVPSQMRNGDGGSASSTEQRETTPDREIRHSAAPAGREEASRPERTRIPYNVIMLKQDWRKLEEKAANRSNGCVLPPLALLEPPEKAAERDEQWLRDQCQRLDRTFASFHIGAKVVGATQGPTVTRFEVQPDLGVKVSKITSLIDDIKLSLAAKDIRIEAPIPGKRTIGIEVPNRTSRPVRLREILESEAFRKSPSPLTVALGLDISGAPVVTDIRKMPHGLIAGATGSGKSVCMNAMLISMLYKAAPHEVKWLLIDPKMVELAPYNGLPHLLSPVITEAKAAAGALKWAVGEMERRYEQFVHAGVRDIEKYNAHLRERGSSEPPLPYIVIVIDELADLMMAAPADVEESICRLAQKARACGIHLLIATQRPSVDVLTGLIKANIPTRIAFSVSSQVDSRTILDVNGAERLLGRGDMLFLENGSAKPVRLQGCFISDEEIERVAAHVKEKQGPSYLFDPDDFRQTASMGGEDDELFEEACRFVIAQGGASTSSLQRHFRIGYNRAARLIEMMEERGLISEARGSKPRDVLMSEDEWERWREQNS, from the coding sequence ATGAAATTTTGGAAACGATGGCTTCGTTTTCTCACGAGCGACGAGGAAGAGGAAGGGAACGAGCAGCGAGCGAATTCCCGGCTGTCGGCCGGCATGCCCGAACGCGGCGCGGTGAATGTCATTTACCAATATCCGCAAGGCCGCTTCCGCTTTCCGTTGATTCCGGATGACCAGCCGGGTGAAAATCAGGAAAGGCCGAGGCGGGAGAAAAGCGAGGCATCCCGGCCGCTGCCGAGTCGGCGCCCGTCAGCTGGCGTTTCAAGGGAAATAGCGGAAAAACGGCCGTTCCGCCCGTCCGATGTGCCATCCCCGGTTTTTGGATATGATCGGAATCGGGGGAAACAGCGGCAACGAGCGGATGAACCCGAGCTGACCGGTGCGGGGGACATAGAGAATCGGAGCGATGAGGCGGTTCGGGAAGAGGCCCTCCGCGGAGAAGCGACACGGCGAGACGCGCGAGAGGGCACGGAAAGCCGGGCGGCTGAACCGCCAAAAGAAGAGGCGCCTTTGGCCAAGGGGGCAGAGGAATGGAACGAAGACGCGAGCGGAGCGATGCCCGCGGCTGTTATGGAAACGGAAGGAAAACATGAGCTGGCGCCGGCGGCAGGGCAGGAAGAACGTGATGCCGAGGCGGATGAAAAGAAAGGGCAGGAGCTGGACGAACGAGGCAACGAACGCGCGCCGCACGCAACAGACGGCGGCTTGGAGAGCGAAGGACGAGGGGTGCCGTCACAGATGAGGAATGGAGACGGAGGGAGCGCTTCTTCGACAGAACAGCGGGAGACGACCCCAGATCGCGAAATCCGTCACTCGGCGGCGCCCGCGGGCCGGGAGGAGGCTTCCCGCCCCGAACGAACGCGCATCCCGTATAATGTGATCATGTTAAAGCAAGATTGGCGCAAACTCGAAGAAAAGGCGGCGAATCGATCGAACGGCTGCGTACTGCCGCCATTGGCGCTTCTTGAACCGCCCGAGAAAGCGGCCGAACGCGACGAGCAGTGGCTTCGCGACCAATGCCAGCGTTTGGACCGGACGTTTGCGAGCTTCCATATCGGCGCCAAAGTCGTTGGGGCGACGCAAGGACCGACGGTGACGCGGTTTGAAGTGCAGCCGGATTTAGGAGTGAAAGTGAGCAAGATTACGAGTTTAATCGATGATATCAAACTCAGTCTGGCGGCGAAAGATATTCGCATCGAGGCGCCGATCCCGGGAAAACGGACGATCGGCATTGAAGTGCCGAACCGAACGAGCCGTCCGGTGCGCCTGCGGGAAATTTTAGAAAGCGAAGCGTTCCGTAAAAGCCCATCGCCGCTTACCGTGGCGCTTGGGCTTGACATTAGCGGTGCGCCGGTCGTGACTGACATCCGAAAAATGCCGCATGGGCTGATCGCCGGGGCGACCGGGTCGGGAAAAAGCGTATGCATGAACGCGATGCTTATCAGCATGTTGTATAAAGCAGCGCCGCACGAAGTGAAATGGCTGCTCATTGATCCAAAAATGGTCGAACTGGCGCCGTACAACGGGCTGCCGCATTTGCTCAGCCCGGTGATCACCGAGGCGAAGGCGGCGGCGGGGGCGCTCAAGTGGGCGGTCGGCGAAATGGAACGGCGGTATGAACAGTTTGTCCACGCCGGCGTGCGCGATATTGAAAAGTATAACGCCCATCTTCGCGAACGCGGAAGCAGCGAGCCGCCGCTGCCGTACATCGTCATCGTCATTGATGAGCTAGCGGACCTCATGATGGCCGCTCCAGCCGATGTCGAAGAATCGATTTGCCGGCTGGCGCAAAAAGCGCGGGCGTGCGGCATCCATCTGCTGATCGCGACGCAGCGGCCGTCGGTCGATGTCCTCACGGGATTGATCAAGGCGAACATTCCGACGCGCATTGCGTTTTCCGTCTCCTCCCAAGTCGATTCGCGCACCATTTTAGATGTGAATGGGGCTGAGCGGCTGCTTGGGCGCGGCGATATGCTGTTTTTGGAAAATGGTTCGGCCAAGCCGGTGCGGCTGCAAGGCTGCTTTATTTCTGATGAGGAAATCGAGCGGGTGGCAGCGCACGTGAAAGAGAAGCAAGGCCCATCCTATCTGTTTGATCCGGACGATTTTCGGCAAACGGCGTCGATGGGCGGCGAGGATGACGAACTGTTCGAGGAGGCGTGCCGGTTTGTCATCGCCCAAGGAGGGGCGTCGACATCGAGCCTGCAGCGTCATTTCCGCATCGGCTACAACCGCGCTGCCCGGTTGATCGAGATGATGGAGGAACGAGGGTTGATTTCGGAGGCGCGCGGCAGCAAACCGCGCGATGTGTTGATGAGCGAGGATGAGTGGGAGCGCTGGCGCGAGCAGAACAGCTGA
- the ytxJ gene encoding bacillithiol system redox-active protein YtxJ encodes MGMEKLETIEQFDRVMKETERFLFVKHSLTCPISQAAFGECEKFAADHPELAVYCLYVQEARPLSNYIAETTGVKHESPQVLLFENGRVVWHASHWAITYGALSEHVGA; translated from the coding sequence ATGGGAATGGAGAAGCTGGAGACGATCGAACAGTTTGACCGCGTCATGAAGGAAACGGAGCGTTTTTTGTTCGTCAAGCATAGCCTCACCTGCCCGATCAGTCAAGCGGCGTTTGGCGAATGCGAGAAGTTCGCCGCAGACCATCCAGAGCTGGCGGTGTATTGCCTGTACGTCCAAGAGGCGCGGCCGCTCTCCAACTATATCGCCGAAACGACCGGGGTGAAACACGAGTCGCCGCAAGTGCTGCTGTTTGAAAACGGCCGCGTCGTCTGGCATGCGTCCCATTGGGCCATTACGTATGGCGCGCTCTCGGAGCATGTCGGCGCTTGA